In Oscillatoria acuminata PCC 6304, a single window of DNA contains:
- a CDS encoding TIGR03960 family B12-binding radical SAM protein, with product MSVAVEKLLTPDILQPARYLGNELGAVHKPWDSAAVRWVLTYPEVYEVGASNLGHLILYNILNAQPRQLCDRSYLPGADLVLKLRNTQTPLFSVESKRSLPEFDILGFSLSYELGATNILEMLDLGRIPLTAQARSSPGPWNVETGSWPLIFAGGQTATSNPEPYAEFFDFIALGDGEELLPEIGLVLEEGKAAGLTREELLFDLAQVPGVYVPQFYDMAEDGSVHPNRPGVPKRVLRRVATPIPAYSIGLVPYVETVHDRLTMEIRRGCTRGCRFCQPGMLTRPARDVDPDQVIEAIEAGMRATGYNEFSLLSLSCSDYLALPAVGMEIKNRLKDQNISLSLPSQRVDRFDENIANILGGTRTSGLTFAPEAGTQRMRDIINKGLTNEELWRGIKTAYEQGWNKVKLYFMIGLPGETDADVLGIAETVHWLQQECRTLGGKRLEVTLTISNFTPKPHTPFQWHSVSTAEFLRKQDLLRQEFRRMRGVKANFTDVRISAMEDFVGRGDRRLAPVVRRAWELGAGMDSWWESLDRAFGAWTQAIAESDLSWKYRQVESGEWNVMDGTGTDLDARLDAPLPWDFLDTGIDKNWLKEDLKLALAAATVPDCSFEGCSHCGVCGVDFGHNIVVAPLPIPAFAGHFSPNIDRVQRLRLWMGKLGDMALVSHLDLLRVFDRAVRRADLPISFTGGYHPGPRIAPANALTLGYTSESEIVDFELTELMDPEEFRERLSAQLPADLPIHRIEPVAVKAPSASQLLDQAEYILRLGLTPSSDPEVALQGSDWQQWISEILAAEEIEWEHTTKKGKVKWVNLRDRLFELEQVEVSTDALTCTLRVLGSCRHDGTLLRPTHILYMFERMAKREFELLHAHRKQLILAEI from the coding sequence GTGTCAGTTGCAGTAGAGAAACTCCTCACCCCAGACATATTACAACCCGCTCGTTATCTGGGTAATGAGTTGGGGGCGGTGCATAAACCTTGGGACAGTGCCGCTGTGCGTTGGGTGCTCACCTATCCAGAAGTTTATGAGGTAGGAGCCTCCAATTTAGGGCATCTGATTCTATACAATATTTTGAATGCCCAACCGCGACAGCTTTGCGATCGCTCCTATTTACCGGGTGCGGACCTGGTTTTGAAGCTGCGAAATACTCAGACTCCGTTATTTTCCGTGGAGTCCAAGCGATCGCTGCCGGAATTTGACATCCTTGGATTCAGCCTCAGTTATGAACTTGGGGCCACCAATATCTTGGAAATGTTGGACCTAGGGCGCATTCCCCTAACCGCCCAAGCTCGTTCTAGTCCAGGTCCCTGGAACGTGGAAACTGGAAGCTGGCCCCTCATATTTGCCGGGGGCCAAACCGCCACCTCTAACCCGGAACCCTACGCGGAGTTTTTTGACTTTATCGCCCTCGGTGATGGGGAGGAACTCCTGCCGGAAATTGGGTTAGTGCTTGAAGAAGGCAAAGCTGCGGGATTGACTCGGGAAGAATTGCTGTTTGATTTAGCGCAAGTTCCGGGGGTGTACGTTCCCCAGTTCTACGATATGGCGGAGGATGGATCCGTGCATCCCAACCGTCCCGGAGTGCCGAAACGGGTGTTGCGGCGAGTTGCCACTCCGATTCCTGCCTATTCCATTGGATTAGTGCCTTATGTGGAAACGGTGCACGATCGCCTGACAATGGAAATTCGCCGAGGATGCACCCGGGGTTGTCGCTTCTGTCAACCGGGAATGCTGACTCGTCCTGCCCGAGATGTGGATCCTGACCAGGTAATCGAGGCGATCGAAGCCGGAATGAGGGCTACCGGCTATAACGAATTTTCCCTATTATCCCTGAGTTGTTCCGACTATCTCGCCTTGCCTGCGGTGGGAATGGAAATCAAAAACCGACTCAAGGACCAAAATATTTCACTGTCCCTGCCGTCGCAACGGGTCGATCGCTTTGATGAAAATATTGCCAATATTCTTGGTGGCACTCGCACCAGTGGGTTGACTTTCGCACCCGAAGCGGGAACGCAGCGGATGCGGGATATCATTAATAAAGGACTGACCAACGAAGAATTGTGGCGGGGCATTAAAACCGCTTACGAGCAGGGCTGGAATAAAGTCAAACTTTATTTTATGATCGGCTTACCTGGAGAAACCGACGCGGATGTTCTCGGAATTGCCGAAACCGTCCATTGGCTCCAGCAGGAGTGTCGTACCCTAGGAGGGAAGCGGTTAGAGGTCACCTTGACCATTTCTAACTTTACGCCGAAACCCCATACTCCGTTCCAATGGCATTCTGTCTCTACGGCTGAATTTTTGAGGAAGCAGGACCTGCTTCGCCAGGAATTTCGCCGGATGCGAGGGGTGAAGGCCAATTTTACGGATGTGCGGATTTCAGCGATGGAAGATTTTGTGGGCCGTGGCGATCGCCGGTTAGCGCCAGTGGTGCGTCGGGCTTGGGAACTGGGTGCTGGGATGGATTCTTGGTGGGAGAGTTTGGACCGGGCTTTTGGAGCCTGGACCCAGGCGATCGCCGAATCTGATTTAAGCTGGAAATACCGGCAAGTCGAAAGTGGCGAATGGAACGTCATGGACGGCACTGGCACCGACTTAGATGCTCGTCTCGATGCGCCTCTGCCCTGGGATTTCCTAGATACCGGAATTGATAAAAACTGGTTGAAAGAAGATCTCAAGCTGGCACTGGCAGCAGCAACGGTTCCCGACTGTTCTTTTGAGGGTTGCTCCCATTGTGGGGTCTGTGGTGTGGACTTTGGTCACAATATCGTCGTAGCACCCCTGCCGATTCCTGCATTTGCCGGTCACTTTTCGCCTAACATCGATCGCGTCCAACGATTGCGACTGTGGATGGGTAAACTGGGTGACATGGCACTGGTGAGCCATCTGGATTTGCTCCGAGTATTCGATCGCGCTGTACGCCGAGCGGATTTACCAATCTCCTTCACTGGGGGATATCATCCGGGACCTCGAATTGCACCGGCGAACGCTCTGACCCTGGGTTACACCTCGGAAAGCGAAATCGTAGATTTTGAACTGACTGAACTCATGGATCCCGAGGAATTCCGGGAAAGGTTGAGTGCTCAACTTCCGGCAGACCTGCCGATTCATCGGATTGAACCCGTGGCGGTGAAAGCGCCTTCGGCGAGTCAACTCCTGGACCAAGCGGAGTATATTCTGCGATTGGGTTTAACCCCCTCGTCAGATCCGGAGGTAGCTTTGCAAGGGTCAGACTGGCAGCAGTGGATCTCTGAAATCCTGGCTGCTGAGGAAATTGAATGGGAACATACGACCAAAAAAGGGAAAGTCAAATGGGTGAATCTGCGCGATCGCCTCTTTGAATTGGAACAAGTTGAAGTGTCCACCGATGCCTTGACTTGCACCCTCCGCGTTCTCGGGAGTTGTCGTCACGACGGGACCCTATTACGTCCCACCCATATCCTCTATATGTTTGAAAGGATGGCAAAACGCGAGTTTGAGCTGTTACACGCTCACCGAAAACAGTTGATTTTGGCTGAAATCTGA
- a CDS encoding Rne/Rng family ribonuclease: MPKQIIIAEQYRIAAVFSEDQIQELVVATGTHQVSDIYLGVVENVLPGIDAAFVNIGDPDRNGFIHVTDLGPLRLKRSSGAITELLSPQQKVLVQVMKEPTGNKGPRLTGNITLPGRYLVLMPFGRGVNLSRRIRTEAERNRLRALAILIKPAGMGLLVRTEAEGVGEEAILEDLEFLQKQWEDVQREAATIRPPALLNRDDDFIQRVLRDMYSADVNRIVVDASTGVKRVKQQLMSWNEGKTPPGVLIDEHRERTPILEYFRVNAAIREALKPRVDLPSGGYIIIEPTEALTVIDVNSGSFTRSATSRETVLWTNCEAATEIARQLRLRNIAGVIIVDFIDMDSRRDQLQVLEHFNKALKADKNRPQIAQLSELGLVELTRKRQGQNVYELFSRSCPTCGGAGHLVHLPGEGEGPIEPSQPILPDVSDRLVVPSPVKETRVPEPTVRDIPDYEATTEVSDLDLLNHPSYQELGPGGPRRRRRRRLDGGEGEATEETAVKTPAAVRSISPILPGSREPKTEWTEPEPYVAAPAYALTNDRDLRSPKEDRPDRSDRGRRIRDYDKVNEPAEVIHVEMTPEEQDVYALMGISPLILREDEVKPPKSAVISVTEPGESVSSFSEPSFDDEEPIAEADVEEESPEEESPEENFAPVHQAEAEPDSDDDDEDISASYEEDNEDNSAGVAIRRRRRRSSASDS, from the coding sequence ATGCCGAAGCAAATTATTATCGCAGAGCAGTATAGAATTGCTGCTGTTTTTTCTGAAGATCAGATTCAGGAACTCGTCGTCGCCACCGGAACGCATCAAGTCAGTGATATCTATCTCGGAGTAGTGGAAAACGTCCTACCGGGGATAGATGCAGCCTTTGTCAACATCGGCGATCCGGACCGCAATGGATTTATTCACGTTACCGACCTTGGACCGTTACGCTTAAAACGCTCGTCTGGAGCCATTACGGAACTGTTGTCACCCCAACAAAAAGTTCTGGTCCAAGTCATGAAGGAACCGACGGGAAATAAGGGACCCCGCCTAACTGGGAATATTACTCTTCCCGGTCGCTATCTGGTCCTGATGCCGTTCGGTCGTGGGGTGAACCTCTCTCGCCGAATCCGCACGGAAGCAGAACGGAATCGACTCCGAGCCTTAGCTATTTTAATTAAGCCAGCAGGGATGGGACTGTTAGTCCGCACGGAAGCTGAAGGGGTCGGGGAAGAGGCGATTTTAGAAGATTTAGAGTTTCTCCAAAAACAGTGGGAGGATGTTCAACGAGAAGCGGCGACGATTCGTCCTCCGGCACTGTTGAATCGAGATGATGATTTTATTCAGCGCGTGCTTCGGGATATGTACAGCGCTGATGTGAATCGAATTGTGGTTGATGCCAGCACTGGGGTGAAGCGCGTCAAGCAACAGTTGATGAGTTGGAATGAGGGTAAGACGCCGCCAGGGGTGTTAATTGATGAACACCGCGAGCGCACTCCGATTTTGGAATATTTTCGGGTAAATGCGGCGATTCGCGAAGCGCTGAAACCGAGGGTGGATTTACCGTCTGGGGGTTACATTATTATTGAGCCGACGGAAGCGCTAACGGTGATTGATGTTAACTCGGGTTCGTTTACGCGATCGGCCACTTCCCGGGAAACGGTGTTATGGACCAACTGTGAAGCGGCAACGGAAATCGCCCGTCAATTGCGGTTACGGAATATCGCTGGGGTGATTATTGTCGATTTTATTGATATGGACTCCCGTCGCGACCAATTGCAGGTTCTGGAGCATTTCAATAAGGCCCTGAAAGCGGATAAAAATCGACCGCAAATTGCTCAACTCTCGGAGTTGGGGTTGGTTGAACTGACCCGCAAGCGCCAAGGTCAGAATGTGTATGAATTGTTTAGTCGCTCTTGTCCGACTTGTGGGGGAGCAGGACATCTTGTGCATCTGCCGGGAGAAGGGGAAGGTCCGATTGAACCGAGTCAGCCGATTCTCCCCGATGTGAGCGATCGCCTGGTGGTCCCCTCGCCAGTTAAGGAAACTCGCGTCCCGGAACCCACTGTCCGCGATATCCCCGATTATGAGGCAACGACAGAAGTCTCGGACTTGGATCTGCTCAATCATCCCAGCTATCAAGAATTGGGTCCAGGAGGCCCTCGCCGTCGCCGTCGTCGTCGCTTAGATGGGGGTGAAGGTGAAGCAACCGAGGAAACAGCGGTAAAAACTCCTGCGGCGGTTCGCAGTATCTCGCCGATCCTACCGGGGAGTCGAGAACCGAAAACGGAATGGACGGAACCGGAACCTTATGTGGCTGCTCCCGCTTATGCGCTGACGAATGACCGAGATCTGCGATCGCCTAAAGAGGATCGTCCCGATCGCTCGGATCGGGGTCGCCGAATCCGCGATTATGACAAGGTGAACGAACCGGCAGAGGTGATTCACGTCGAAATGACGCCGGAAGAGCAAGATGTCTATGCGCTGATGGGGATTTCTCCGTTGATCCTCCGGGAAGATGAGGTGAAACCTCCCAAATCAGCCGTGATCTCGGTGACGGAACCGGGAGAGTCGGTTTCTTCTTTCTCGGAACCGAGTTTTGACGATGAAGAACCGATCGCAGAGGCGGATGTAGAGGAGGAGTCTCCCGAGGAGGAGTCTCCCGAGGAGAATTTTGCTCCAGTTCATCAGGCAGAGGCTGAACCCGATTCTGATGATGATGATGAGGACATCTCCGCATCCTATGAGGAAGACAATGAGGATAATTCGGCTGGAGTCGCCATTCGTCGTCGCCGTCGTCGTTCTTCTGCCTCCGATAGTTAG
- a CDS encoding ribonuclease HII has product MPLNVPQQLSLWDVSDNRNNPNKTPPNDRIAGVDEVGRGCLFGPVVAGAVILSDEAATLLKAAGVTDSKKLSHNQRCRLAKLIREEAIACAIGMASVQEIDRLNILQASLLAMKRSVNKLQVKPEFCLIDGNQRIPNLGIPQETMIKGDSNSLVIAAASILAKVWRDELIVRLAKKYPEYDLTSNKGYGTAKHTQALQQYGVSRQHRRSFAPCRIGGI; this is encoded by the coding sequence GTGCCGTTAAATGTGCCGCAACAGCTTAGTCTCTGGGATGTTTCAGATAACCGCAACAATCCCAATAAAACACCCCCAAATGACAGAATTGCCGGGGTGGATGAAGTGGGACGGGGTTGTTTGTTTGGTCCGGTGGTTGCAGGCGCGGTGATTTTGTCTGATGAGGCGGCTACACTGTTGAAGGCAGCCGGGGTAACGGATAGTAAGAAATTGTCTCATAACCAACGCTGTCGGTTGGCAAAACTAATCCGGGAGGAGGCGATCGCCTGTGCAATTGGCATGGCATCGGTCCAAGAAATCGATCGCCTGAATATTTTACAAGCCTCTCTATTAGCGATGAAACGGTCCGTTAATAAACTGCAAGTTAAACCGGAGTTTTGTTTAATTGACGGCAATCAGCGCATTCCTAATTTAGGAATTCCCCAAGAAACGATGATTAAAGGAGATAGCAATTCGTTAGTGATTGCTGCTGCCAGTATTCTGGCAAAAGTCTGGCGCGATGAGTTAATTGTGCGCTTGGCGAAGAAATATCCGGAGTATGATTTGACCAGTAATAAAGGTTATGGTACGGCGAAACATACTCAGGCATTGCAACAGTATGGGGTATCTCGACAACATAGGCGATCGTTTGCCCCTTGTCGGATAGGGGGAATTTGA
- a CDS encoding NACHT domain-containing protein, whose translation MQPLPRDFLTKVAQDYNLTDELDKVFVECFRDNDLKVDYIADILNLSRSTLQYQLGKIYDLFSREVNFSPKGPVKRVQLHQFLLGQYRMEQSEKSQGFTISAPPDTGKDIDTLVEEVREMVRADIQDRCDTMRVLDMADPIGLDDIYTHVNILETITGRRRKRINELLQHCNAEDFERFALGKIIEARVPGLEAIAKYSKLIILGKPGAGKTTFLKHLAIQCLNRKFLGNRIPIFITLKDFAEAANHPSLLQYIAQSHNCVSLSEIIHQGQALVLLDGLDEVREEDSHRILNQIRDFSTDFRDNHFVLTCRIAALEYTFEKFTEVEIADFDPTQISNFANKWFKNKAVKPETFFNQIENNPRIQELATSPLLLTLLCLTFEETGDFPANRSELYKEGLDVLLKKWDAKRGIYRDQVYKKLSPQRKEDLLSKIAVTTFESGDYFFKQKEAERYITDYIRNLPNANTDEEALQLDSEAVLRSIEAQHGLLIERAKGIYSFSHLTFHEYFTAREIIINQQSSEEALQKLVSHLTDRQWREVFLLAVGMSSLADSLLLLMKHEADHLINGCESLEKLLEWVNNPPILGYKWDSWNRLHLIRSFYTCGENLPKRETFLRNLSNEILLLCLDANIILIQFSDTLSRESLKIGLKFVQKLSVLQIFEDSKYWPNCIEKGDVLDLWKSWAKEMKLNNSMLEIIEVINVEKYINSREEAQLLRWYYDVNQLLLDCLNSDCYVSREVREEIEETLLLPIAEIEKRKREKQKRQSQ comes from the coding sequence ATGCAACCTCTACCTCGTGACTTTCTGACTAAAGTGGCACAGGATTATAACTTGACTGACGAACTGGATAAGGTTTTTGTAGAATGCTTTAGAGACAACGATCTCAAGGTAGATTACATTGCAGATATTCTTAATTTATCCAGGTCTACTCTTCAGTATCAACTAGGCAAAATCTATGACCTGTTCAGCCGGGAGGTCAATTTCTCACCGAAGGGGCCAGTGAAACGGGTACAGTTACACCAGTTCCTTCTGGGGCAGTATAGGATGGAGCAGTCTGAGAAATCTCAGGGTTTTACAATTTCCGCTCCCCCAGATACTGGTAAAGATATCGATACCCTTGTGGAAGAGGTACGCGAAATGGTCCGCGCCGACATCCAAGACAGATGCGACACCATGAGAGTCCTGGATATGGCCGACCCGATCGGGTTAGATGATATCTACACCCATGTCAATATCTTGGAAACCATTACAGGGCGAAGACGCAAAAGAATTAATGAGTTATTGCAACACTGTAATGCTGAGGATTTTGAACGTTTTGCACTGGGGAAAATTATAGAAGCACGAGTGCCGGGATTAGAGGCGATCGCAAAATATTCTAAACTTATAATCTTGGGTAAACCAGGAGCCGGGAAAACCACATTTTTGAAACATTTAGCAATTCAATGCCTGAATCGCAAATTTCTCGGAAATCGCATCCCAATTTTTATAACCCTTAAAGACTTTGCCGAAGCTGCCAACCACCCCAGTTTGTTACAATATATCGCTCAATCTCATAATTGCGTATCCTTGTCCGAAATTATCCACCAGGGTCAGGCGTTAGTATTACTAGATGGATTGGATGAAGTTCGGGAAGAAGATAGTCACCGGATTTTAAACCAAATTCGCGATTTTTCTACTGATTTTCGGGATAATCATTTTGTATTGACCTGTAGAATTGCAGCCTTAGAATATACTTTTGAAAAATTTACTGAAGTTGAAATTGCCGATTTTGACCCCACCCAAATTTCTAATTTTGCGAACAAGTGGTTTAAAAATAAAGCGGTCAAACCTGAAACCTTTTTTAATCAGATTGAAAATAACCCGAGAATTCAAGAGCTTGCCACCAGTCCCCTGCTGCTAACCCTGCTCTGTTTGACCTTTGAAGAAACAGGAGATTTTCCAGCGAATCGCTCCGAACTTTATAAAGAAGGTCTGGATGTGCTTTTGAAAAAATGGGATGCTAAACGGGGAATTTATCGAGACCAGGTTTATAAAAAGCTCTCACCCCAGCGCAAGGAAGATTTACTCAGCAAAATTGCTGTAACCACCTTTGAATCTGGAGACTATTTCTTTAAGCAAAAAGAAGCAGAACGCTACATCACAGACTACATTCGCAATTTACCCAACGCCAATACAGATGAAGAAGCCCTACAACTAGACAGTGAGGCAGTATTGCGCTCAATTGAAGCACAACACGGGTTGCTAATCGAACGGGCTAAAGGGATTTATTCCTTTTCTCATCTCACCTTTCATGAATATTTTACCGCCCGAGAAATTATTATTAATCAACAATCCTCAGAGGAAGCATTGCAAAAATTAGTCAGTCACCTCACTGATAGACAGTGGCGTGAAGTCTTTCTCTTAGCAGTAGGTATGTCGTCTCTTGCCGATAGTTTGTTGCTTTTAATGAAACATGAGGCCGATCATCTCATTAACGGTTGCGAAAGTTTAGAAAAGCTTCTAGAGTGGGTAAATAATCCCCCTATTTTAGGCTATAAATGGGATTCTTGGAATAGATTGCACTTAATTCGCTCTTTTTATACCTGTGGTGAAAATCTTCCTAAAAGAGAAACTTTCTTGAGGAACCTATCTAATGAAATCTTACTTTTATGTTTAGATGCAAATATTATTTTAATACAATTCTCAGATACTTTAAGCAGAGAAAGTCTAAAAATAGGATTAAAATTTGTTCAGAAATTAAGTGTTTTACAGATATTTGAAGATTCCAAATACTGGCCGAATTGTATAGAAAAAGGGGATGTTTTAGATTTATGGAAATCTTGGGCCAAAGAAATGAAACTAAATAATAGTATGCTAGAAATTATTGAAGTTATAAATGTAGAAAAATATATCAATTCCCGAGAAGAAGCACAATTATTACGGTGGTATTATGATGTCAATCAGTTGCTCTTAGACTGCCTCAACAGTGATTGCTATGTTTCCAGGGAGGTGCGCGAGGAGATTGAGGAGACTTTGCTACTACCGATCGCAGAAATAGAAAAACGCAAAAGAGAAAAACAAAAACGCCAATCCCAATAA
- the purM gene encoding phosphoribosylformylglycinamidine cyclo-ligase: MDYREAGVDVEAGRAFVQKIRNMVTGTHRPEVLGGIGGFSGYFELPTGYQQPILVSGTDGVGTKLKLAMLLDRHDTVGIDLVAMCVNDVLTSGAEPLFFLDYLATGKLNQEQLANVVQGITDGCKQSGCALLGGETAEMPGFYQPGEYDLAGFCVGVVEKSELLTGQQIQVGDVAIGLASSGVHSNGFSLVRKIVSDRNIDWQDKPEQLNASVGEVLLTPTQLYVKPVLAARKAGIEIHGMAHITGGGLPENLPRCLPEGLSIQIDPNSWPILPIFNWLAEVGNVTLPEMFNTFNMGIGYVVVVPANQAEKTIQWFESQAISAYQMGEVIAGNGELIGIPEA; this comes from the coding sequence ATGGATTATCGAGAAGCAGGCGTGGATGTTGAGGCGGGTCGAGCCTTTGTCCAGAAAATTCGGAATATGGTTACAGGGACCCATCGACCGGAAGTCCTTGGGGGGATTGGTGGATTTAGCGGTTATTTCGAGTTACCCACCGGATATCAGCAACCCATCCTAGTCTCGGGGACCGATGGAGTGGGAACGAAACTTAAACTTGCCATGTTGCTCGATCGCCACGATACCGTTGGCATTGACTTAGTAGCAATGTGTGTGAATGATGTTCTAACCTCCGGTGCCGAACCGTTGTTCTTTTTAGATTATTTAGCTACGGGAAAACTCAATCAAGAACAACTGGCGAACGTAGTCCAAGGAATTACCGATGGATGTAAACAATCCGGTTGTGCTCTGTTAGGGGGAGAAACCGCAGAAATGCCCGGATTTTATCAACCGGGGGAATATGATTTAGCGGGATTTTGTGTGGGAGTCGTGGAAAAAAGCGAACTGCTCACGGGTCAGCAAATCCAAGTGGGAGATGTGGCGATCGGGCTGGCGAGTTCGGGAGTGCATAGTAATGGATTTAGTTTAGTTAGAAAGATTGTGAGCGATCGCAACATCGATTGGCAAGACAAACCGGAACAACTCAACGCATCCGTCGGCGAAGTCTTGCTCACCCCCACTCAACTTTACGTTAAACCCGTATTAGCCGCCCGAAAAGCCGGAATAGAAATTCACGGCATGGCGCATATTACCGGAGGTGGATTACCAGAAAACCTCCCCCGTTGTTTACCGGAAGGATTATCCATCCAAATTGACCCCAACAGTTGGCCGATTCTGCCCATCTTTAACTGGTTAGCAGAGGTAGGAAATGTCACCTTACCTGAAATGTTTAATACCTTTAATATGGGTATTGGTTATGTAGTCGTTGTGCCAGCCAATCAAGCCGAAAAAACCATTCAATGGTTTGAATCCCAGGCAATTTCAGCCTATCAAATGGGTGAAGTTATTGCAGGAAATGGGGAATTGATAGGAATTCCAGAAGCATAG